Proteins from a genomic interval of Anolis sagrei isolate rAnoSag1 chromosome 1, rAnoSag1.mat, whole genome shotgun sequence:
- the DLL1 gene encoding delta-like protein 1 — translation MWGQSTLILLLVCLLHLQVRASGVFELKLQEFVNKKGLLGNRNCCREGGGGGAAGPSGSPLQACECQTFFRVCLKHYQASVSPEPPCTYGSALTPVLGANSFAVPDHAAGSSGASGEPFFFSNPIRFPFGFTWPGTFSLIIEALHTDSPDDLNTENPERLISRLATQRHLTVGEEWSQDLHSSDRTDLKYSYRFVCDEHYYGEGCSVFCRPRDDAFGHFTCGERGEKVCNPGWKGQYCTDPICLPGCDEQHGFCDKPGECKCRVGWQGRYCDECIRYPGCLHGTCQQPWQCNCQEGWGGLFCNQDLNYCTHHKPCKNGATCTNTGQGSYTCSCRPGYTGSNCEIEINECDANPCKNGGSCTDLENSYSCTCPPGFYGKSCELGAMTCADGPCFNGGRCTDNPEGGYSCRCPVGYSGFNCEKKIDYCSSNPCANGAQCVDLGNSYICQCQAGFTGRHCDDNVDDCASFPCFNGGTCQDGVNDYSCTCPPGYSGKNCSTPVSKCEHSPCHNGATCHERNNRYVCECARGYGGLNCQFLLPDPPQGAVGFTIPDKYTNGQSSQFPWIAVCAGIILVLMLLLGCAAIVVCFRLKMQKRQHQPDACRSETETMNNLANCQREKDISISVIGATQIKNTNKKIDFHSDNADKNGYKARYPSVDYNLVHELKNEDSVKEERSKCEAKCETYDCEAEEKTAVQLKSETSERKRPESVYSTSKDTKYQSVYVISEEKDECIIATEV, via the exons ATGTGGGGTCAGTCTACATTGATTCTGCTGCTTGTTTGCCTGCTCCACCTCCAG GTCCGGGCCTCGGGCGTCTTCGAGCTGAAGCTGCAGGAGTTTGTCAACAAGAAGGGGCTCCTGGGCAACCGCAACTGCTGCCGGGAGGGGGGCGGCGGCGGCGCGGCGGGTCCCTCGGGCTCTCCGCTGCAGGCCTGCGAGTGCCAGACCTTCTTCCGCGTGTGCCTCAAGCACTACCAGGCCAGCGTCTCCCCGGAGCCGCCCTGCACCTACGGCAGCGCCCTCACCCCGGTCCTGGGCGCCAACTCCTTCGCCGTCCCCGACCACGCCGCCGGCAGCAGCGGGGCCAGCGGAGAGCCCTTCTTCTTCAGCAACCCCATCCGCTTCCCCTTCGGATTCACCTGGCCG ggCACGTTTTCTCTCATCATTGAAGCACTGCACACTGATTCCCCTGATGATCTCAACACAG AGAATCCAGAGCGTCTCATTAGCCGCCTGGCTACCCAAAGACATTTGACCGTTGGGGAAGAGTGGTCCCAGGACCTGCACAGCAGTGACCGCACTGACCTCAAGTATTCCTACCGCTTTGTGTGTGATGAGCACTACTATGGTGAAGGCTGCTCTGTCTTCTGTCGCCCCAGGGATGATGCATTTGGCCACTTCACCTGTGGAGAGCGTGGGGAGAAAGTCTGCAACCCGGGCTGGAAGGGCCAATACTGCACTGATC caatttgcttgCCTGGATGTGATGAGCAACATGGATTTTGTGACAAGCCTGGAGAATGCAA ATGCAGAGTTGGTTGGCAAGGACGTTACTGTGACGAATGCATCCGGTACCCAGGTTGCCTTCATGGAACTTGTCAACAGCCATGGCAATGCAACTGCCAGGAAGGCTGGGGTGGCCTTTTCTGTAATCAAG ATCTCAATTACTGTACACACCATAAGCCTTGCAAAAATGGAGCTACTTGTACCAACACTGGACAAGGGAGTTACACTTGTTCTTGCCGGCCTGGTTACACTGGTTCCAACTGCGAGATTGAAATCAATGAATGTGATGCCAATCCTTGCAAGAATGGAGGAAGTTGTACT GACCTTGAAAACAGCTACTCCTGCACCTGTCCACCAGGCTTCTATGGTAAAAGTTGTGAGCTGGGTGCCATGACTTGTGCAGATGGGCCCTGTTTCAATGGAGGACGATGCACAGACAACCCGGAAGGTGGATACAGCTGCCGTTGCCCAGTGGGTTATTCTGGATTTAACTGCGAAAAGAAAATAGACTATTGCAGCTCAAATCCCTGTGCTAATG GAGCCCAGTGTGTTGACCTTGGGAATTCCTACATATGCCAATGTCAGGCTGGCTTCACTGGACGACACTGTGATGATAATGTGGACGACTGTGCTTCTTTTCCTTGTTTCAATGGTGGGACCTGCCAAGATGGAGTTAACGATTATTCTTGTACCTGTCCACCGGGATACAGTGGAAAGAACTGTAGCACTCCAGTCAGCAAATGTGAACACAGCCCTTGTCATAATGGGGCAACTTGCCACGAACGAAACAACCGCTATGTCTGCGAATGTGCGCGTGGGTATGGAGGCCTCAACTGCCAGTTCTTGCTTCCTGACCCACCTCAAGGAGCAGTGGGCTTTACCATACCAGACAAGTACACCAATGGCCAGAGCTCCCAGTTCCCTTGGATTGCAGTGTGTGCTGGAATCATTCTGGTCCTCATGCTCTTGCTGGGCTGTGCGGCCATTGTTGTCTGCTTCCGACTCAAAATGCAAAAGAGGCAGCATCAGCCAGATGCCTGCAGGAGTGAAACCGAAACCATGAACAACTTGGCCAACTGTCAAAGGGAGAAGGACATCTCCATAAGTGTCATTGGTGCCACCCAGATTAAGAACACCAATAAGAAAATAGACTTCCACAGCGATAATGCGGACAAAAATGGTTATAAAGCCAGATACCCATCAGTGGATTACAATTTGGTGCATGAACTCAAGAATGAGGACTCTGTGAAAGAGGAGCGCAGCAAATGTGAAGCTAAGTGTGAAACATATGATTGTGAGGCAGAAGAAAAAACGGCAGTACAGCTAAAGAG TGAAACATCTGAAAGGAAACGGCCAGAATCGGTATATTCAACCTCAAAAGACACAAAGTACCAGTCGGTGTATGTTATATCAGAAGAAAAAGATGAATGCATCATAGCAACAGAG GTTTAA